The genomic segment TAAGTCTTTTCTGGAACTTCCGACACAGGACAGAAGGGATGTATTTGAATTGGCAGCGGCGCGTCTGAATACATCGCCAAGTTATGTGGAAAAGGATTTCTGGGTTTGCTTAGCTCTTGACGCATTATTCAAACCGAAACCCGATGGGCATCCGAAACTGCTCTTCAAGGGAGGAACCTCCTTGTGCAAGGCTTTCGGACTCATTAATCGATTTTCCGAGGATATTGACATCGTAGTGTATCGTGATGGTCTCGGGTTTGGTGAAGAGTGTGATCCAACCGTTGCGAAAAATATTTCCAATAAAAGGCGAGCTGCAATGTTCGACGAACTCAGGGCGGCAAGCAGTGAATACATTTGCGGTGACCTGCGAGCTTTTCTTGCGAGCCGAATCAATGAGATTGCACCTGAATGCCGAATCGTTAAAGATAAGCTTGATGTTGATCAGCAGACGCTCTATGTTGAATACTCCACTTTATTTCTTAAACACGAAGTCTCATATGTAGCCCCGCGAGTAAAAATTGAAGGGGGTGCCAGGTCAGCAGTAGAACCGAATCAAGACTGTACAGTTACACCATATATTTCTGATAGCCTTGCGAATTTTTCTTTCGAATCAGGTGCTATACGCGTAATTTCACCTACGCGTACCTATTTGGAAAAGCTATTGATTCTCCACGGTGTTTATTGCGGATACAGAGATTCAGGTCGGTTACCAGCTGACAAAGATCGTATTTCACGTCATTTCTACGATGTAGCAGTATTGACGGGGACTGATGTCGGTGGCTCAGCACTAACAAGTAAAGATCTGCTTAATGCTGTGCGGAATCATAATCTTGTTGCGTTTCGTCAAGCTTGGAAGCGGTTTGACGAAGCCGTGCCCGGATCTGTGAGATTGGTCCCGCAAAAAGAACTTCAGGCGGTGATTGAGAAGGATTATCACGCTATGCAGAGTATGATTCTCGGCGAGAGTCCAGATTTCGGTTGGATTATGAATCAACTTCGATATGCTGAAGTAGTGATTAACCGCATCTAAACTTAACAATATGCTACTCAGACTATCGATGTCGAGACGTACTTGCAAAACAATGGGTAACCTGATCCATGATGCTTCAAATTCTCAATATGCTCAACGCTCACTAGACCCACACAAATGTCGGGAAATACCGATAAGAGTGCGTCTTTAGTGTAGGATTACGCGAAATTCAAGACTCGCAAGAGTTCGGGAACATTCCAACCGGGCCCACCAAATCCAAATAGAATTACAACCCCAATTCGCTGTGGGAACCAATACGCACTAACTGTAAACATTCTTTTCCAACCAATCTATAAATCAGTACCAAATTTGGAGCCAAGTGACAATCACGGTGGTCTCGCCAGTTACCTATGAGAGCGTGATCACGATACTTTTGGTCTAGTGGGATATCGCTAGCCAATAATTTTAAAACTTCATTCAAACGGGATTCGACTATTGGCTTGTACCGACCCTTGATTTCTCGCTTGTAGTCTCGCCTGAACTGGACTGTGCGTTCAATCCGACGCATTTAAGTCGTCAAATAAATCCTCAACGCTATCAAATTTCTGGACTCTGCCTTCTCGCGCATCGTTCATCGCAGCAAGAGTTTTCTTATTTGGAATAAGAGGGTCAAAAACAACAGTTTTTTCTGTTGCTATACGTATCAGCAATAGTCGACATGCATCGGAAACTGACAGTCCTACTTCAGCTAAGACTTCTGCCGCTTCATTCTTGATGCTTTCATCTATGGTCGCACTTATGGTTGAGTTACCTTGCATGCAATCCACCATTTGAGTTTGATGAATAATTCTTCATGTGTTCCTCCAAATACGCGAACTAAATTGCTAAATCTTGAAGATTTTGAATGGTCATTCATATAGTATATCGCTACAGCAGTTCTCATTTTGACCTTGTCATTTTATTTTCGGTTTTTCAATTGTGTGTCCTTGAATTGAAGTAGATGAAAGATTCAGTTGGATCGAAAGTTTGCATTCAGCAATAGTTCGGGAACATTCCAACCGGGCCCACCAAGTTCATCAATATTTAGGAACTTCGAAATTGAAAATAAGTAGCATTCCAATGTTGAGTTTTTCAATTTACGCCTTACGAAAAGCGTAATATAACGTATCATACTTTTGTGATTCGAAGTTTTAGTAATAAGGAGACTCGGCGTTTTTTCGAAGGAAACCGTGTTAAGAAATTCCAGCAATTTGAACATCAAGCTGTTCGAAGACTTACTATTCTAGACAATGCCGAAACGCTTGAGGATTTGGCCAATCTGCCGAGCAATCGACTGAAAACATTGAGCGGTAACCGAGCCGGAGGGTACAGCATTCGAATCAACAAACAATGGCGAATTTGTTTTCGATGGACGTTACAAGGTCCATCCGAGGTTGAAATTACCGACTATCACTGAGGGGAACTGATGATGAGTATTCAAAACGGAATGACACCGGTTCATCCAGGCGAGATTCTCCGCGGGGAACTGGATGAACTAGAGTTATCTGCCAGTAAATTAGCGGAAGCGTTATGCGTGCCAGTCAATCGAATTACATTGATTCTTAATGAACAAAGAGGTGTGAGTGCAGATTCGGCATTGCGACTTGCGAGATACTTTGGAACAAGTCCGGAATTTTGGCTAAATCTTCAGAAATCTTGGGAATTACGCCAGGCAGAAATCGAAAATGGCAGTAGGATCGCCAAGAATGTACTACCTAGGGTGGCGGTAGTCCAAGAGGGTAACTGCTAAATCTGATTCCTGGTACATCTTCAGCACATTGAATTTCTCGACACATGCGGAGCCAGTCCGATTGGGTAATATCCAATCATTTATTTTCTCAAGATATTATTGAACCAGTGCATTGGCACATATTGTTATAGTCGCTACTTTTTTCACCCATATCGGAAGACAGTTTGATTAGCCTAATCTGAGCTGAACATCCATTTTGCTCACGGTTCGGATACGTCGCAACCGGGCCGCCAAGTCTGGATTGTTTATTCTGCTGAACTCGCAGCAGTTAATTCACCAGTTGATTTTTACGTTGCAAAAATTTTCGAATTTTCCAAGTATGACAATGAAACCTCACATTCTTCATCGTTCGACATTTGCAGGATAAAGTGTTCGAATATTCGAACTAAATCAGATAAAATTATTAGATACAGATAATTATGGCACTATATCACTATTATGATGTCGTATAATTGCATCTTCTAAATGTCGTATATTTGTAGAATAGTATTATGGTTCTAAAAACTTTGGAAAGCAGAATCAGATATAGATTGAGTCGCAGCAAAGATTCGGTCTTTACGCCCATGGATTTCTTAGACTTATCAGACCG from the Acidiferrobacterales bacterium genome contains:
- a CDS encoding nucleotidyl transferase AbiEii/AbiGii toxin family protein, with amino-acid sequence MTGDIKSFLELPTQDRRDVFELAAARLNTSPSYVEKDFWVCLALDALFKPKPDGHPKLLFKGGTSLCKAFGLINRFSEDIDIVVYRDGLGFGEECDPTVAKNISNKRRAAMFDELRAASSEYICGDLRAFLASRINEIAPECRIVKDKLDVDQQTLYVEYSTLFLKHEVSYVAPRVKIEGGARSAVEPNQDCTVTPYISDSLANFSFESGAIRVISPTRTYLEKLLILHGVYCGYRDSGRLPADKDRISRHFYDVAVLTGTDVGGSALTSKDLLNAVRNHNLVAFRQAWKRFDEAVPGSVRLVPQKELQAVIEKDYHAMQSMILGESPDFGWIMNQLRYAEVVINRI
- a CDS encoding type II toxin-antitoxin system YafQ family toxin; amino-acid sequence: MRRIERTVQFRRDYKREIKGRYKPIVESRLNEVLKLLASDIPLDQKYRDHALIGNWRDHRDCHLAPNLVLIYRLVGKECLQLVRIGSHSELGL
- a CDS encoding type II toxin-antitoxin system RelB/DinJ family antitoxin, which codes for MQGNSTISATIDESIKNEAAEVLAEVGLSVSDACRLLLIRIATEKTVVFDPLIPNKKTLAAMNDAREGRVQKFDSVEDLFDDLNASD
- a CDS encoding type II toxin-antitoxin system RelE/ParE family toxin; this translates as MIRSFSNKETRRFFEGNRVKKFQQFEHQAVRRLTILDNAETLEDLANLPSNRLKTLSGNRAGGYSIRINKQWRICFRWTLQGPSEVEITDYH
- a CDS encoding HigA family addiction module antitoxin; the protein is MTPVHPGEILRGELDELELSASKLAEALCVPVNRITLILNEQRGVSADSALRLARYFGTSPEFWLNLQKSWELRQAEIENGSRIAKNVLPRVAVVQEGNC